From Phyllopteryx taeniolatus isolate TA_2022b chromosome 18, UOR_Ptae_1.2, whole genome shotgun sequence, the proteins below share one genomic window:
- the ankef1a gene encoding ankyrin repeat and EF-hand domain-containing protein 1a: protein MTGREVDNRLQVLQIYRLLQYIHENDEAQIEEMVHLGVANLINLTEPQNGTGALHMAVAANNQDLTRFLLSLRAHPDIQNKRGHTPVMLATELGNDGIVKMLADHDADMSIQDNEGKGVLFYCIYPTKRHTRCLQAVLEYQADVNNVSSQGTHVFQLMCQHAKDCAPMCHMMLAKGADPNATDEKTGVTALMEAAKAGSLELVRDILKRGGNPNALDQKRMSAVHYAAMGGFFEVIVLLSAFSADMSVINVDECTALHFAATTGDINCCKFLAQRGCNAKVKNCEGFLPRQIAKDAGHKAAVKELRKAEQQRGKENTDESVLTDVWALTLHDWSNEYERDLLQAFDREKVPSEKFASVLTTLGAPVTQEQLELVISFHVIGRDPTINVNDFIKGASYIKKPYLLLSYIPKKKKGGKGGKGKKKPKFVLPMPICTLPPEFKPRREDGGPPEYMMETINTADTRRLDQDLPPEHPVVDDTAWYTEKPDKIYLNINYLVKNGDLEALGLAFSQRIPVDVQDPFYKTPLMVACAIGNYEVTKYLLDKSAAVDICDQFCWTPLHHAAQAGKVEILELLLEAGANIDAQTITGTTPLMVAIQSTHISCVEFFFTAGANVLMENKKEQNCLDVATAFGDGAIYQLVKDKFESMPKPKNKGKGK from the exons ATGACTGGCAGGGAGGTGGACAACCGGCTCCAGGTGCTGCAGATCTACCGCTTGTTGCAGTACATCCATGAAAACGATGAGGCGCAGATTGAGGAGATGGTCCACCTCGGGGTGGCAAATCTCATTAATCTCACAGAGCCGCAGAATGGAACGGGCGCACTTCACATGGCAGTTGCAGCCAACAATCAGG ACCTGACCAGGTTTCTTCTGTCCTTGAGAGCGCACCCTGACATCCAGAATAAGAGGGGCCACACGCCGGTCATGTTAGCAACTGAACTGGGTAATGACGgcattgtgaaaatgttggcAGACCACGACGCTGATATGAGCATCCAAGACAATGAGGGCAAAG GGGTTCTGTTCTACTGCATCTACCCGACAAAGCGCCACACACGTTGCCTGCAGGCGGTGCTCGAGTACCAGGCAGACGTGAACAACGTGTCATCGCAGGGGACTCACGTCTTCCAATTGATGTGTCAGCATGCCAAAGACTGCGCTCCCATGTGTCACATGATGCTGGCTAAAGGGGCCGACCCAAATGCAACAGATGAG AAAACTGGTGTGACAGCGTTGATGGAGGCTGCCAAGGCTGGATCCCTGGAGCTTGTCCGAGACATCTTAAAAAGAGGGGGAAACCCCAATGCCCTGGACCAGAAACGCATGTCAGCTGTGCACTACGCTGCCATGGGGGGCTTCTTTGAG GTGATTGTGTTGCTGTCTGCATTCTCAGCAGACATGAGTGTGATTAATGTGGACGAGTGCACGGCCCTCCACTTTGCCGCGACGACAGGCGACATCAACTGCTGCAAGTTCCTGGCTCAGAGAG GTTGCAATGCCAAAGTGAAGAACTGTGAAGGTTTCCTACCGCGTCAGATTGCCAAAGATGCTGGTCACAAAGCGGCTGTCAAGGAGCTGAGGAAAGCAGAGCAACAGAGGGGCAAAGAGAACACCGATGAGAGTGTCTTGACAGACGTGTGGGCTCTGACCCTCCACGACTGGTCTAACGAATACGAGCGCGATCTGCTGCAAGCCTTTGATCGCGAAAAGGTTCCCTCTGAAAAATTTGCCTCCGTTTTAACAACATTAGGTGCTCCGGTCACCCAAGAGCAGCTCGAGTTAGTCATCTCGTTCCATGTGATTGGAAGAGACCCTACTATAAACGTTAATGACTTCATCAAAGGTGCCAGCTACATCAAGAAACCATACCTTCTCCTCTCCTATATCCCCAAGAAGAAAAAAGGTGGGAAGGGAGGGAAGGGGAAGAAGAAACCCAAATTTGTCCTCCCTATGCCTATTTGTACCCTCCCACCGGAGTTCAAGCCCAGACGAGAGGATGGAGGCCCACCGGAATACATGATGGAGACAATAAATACCGCAGACACCCGGCGACTGGACCAAGATCTTCCACCAGAACATCCTGTAGTTGATGACACTGCATGGTACACAGAGAAACCAGACAAGATCTACCTCAATATAAACTACCTTGTGAAGAATGGCGATCTTGAGGCTCTGGGACTGGCTTTTAGTCAAAGGATTCCTGTGGATGTTCAAGATCCGTTTTACAAGACCCCGCTGATGGTGGCCTGCGCCATCGGAAACTACGAGGTGACTAAATACCTCCTCGACAAGAG TGCAGCAGTGGATATCTGTGACCAGTTCTGCTGGACGCCGCTTCACCATGCTGCACAAGCTGGCAAAGTGGAAATACTGGAACTTCTGCTGGAGGCTGGAGCCAACATAGATGCTCAGACCATCACGGGGACCACACCCCTCATGGTGGCCATCCAGAGCACTCACATCTCCTGTGTTGAGTTCTTCTTTACAGCCGGTGCCAATGTCTTAATGGAGAACAAGAAAG